From a region of the Azospirillaceae bacterium genome:
- the truB gene encoding tRNA pseudouridine(55) synthase TruB: MARRRKGQPVNGWLVLDKPQGLTSTQAMARARRFLDAQKAGHGGTLDPLATGVLPIAFGEATKTVDYVMGSAKTYSFTVRWGEARDTDDAEGQVTATSDVRPGVDAVRAALPRFLGEIDQLPPRYSAIKVDGERAYALARDGVEVDLQPRVVRIDRFELVDVPDADHAAFEVDCGKGTYVRSLARDLAVALGTVGHVTALRRLAVGRFTVDQAISLDELEEEAQTPAVARHLLGIETALDDIPALALSPAEAQRLRQGQAVSLMRRQDAERLKGLRVDLSAERPTILTLCDGQPVALAVVEGGEVRPVRVLNL, encoded by the coding sequence ATGGCGCGGCGTCGTAAGGGGCAGCCGGTCAACGGCTGGCTGGTGCTGGACAAGCCCCAGGGGCTGACATCCACGCAGGCGATGGCGCGCGCCCGGCGCTTCCTGGACGCGCAGAAGGCGGGGCACGGCGGCACGCTGGACCCGCTGGCCACCGGTGTCCTGCCGATCGCCTTTGGCGAGGCCACCAAGACGGTCGATTACGTCATGGGCAGCGCCAAGACCTACAGCTTCACGGTGCGGTGGGGCGAGGCCCGGGATACCGACGACGCCGAAGGCCAGGTGACGGCTACCAGCGACGTGCGCCCCGGCGTGGACGCCGTGCGTGCGGCGCTGCCGCGGTTCCTCGGCGAGATCGACCAGTTGCCGCCCCGCTATTCCGCCATCAAGGTGGATGGCGAGCGGGCCTATGCGTTGGCCCGCGACGGGGTGGAGGTGGACCTGCAGCCGCGGGTGGTGCGGATCGACCGGTTCGAGCTGGTCGATGTTCCCGATGCCGACCACGCGGCGTTCGAGGTCGACTGCGGCAAGGGCACCTATGTGCGCTCGCTTGCCCGCGACCTGGCCGTGGCGCTGGGAACGGTCGGTCACGTGACCGCGCTTCGGCGCTTGGCGGTGGGGCGGTTCACCGTCGATCAGGCAATTTCCCTTGACGAGCTTGAGGAAGAAGCGCAGACACCCGCCGTCGCAAGACATCTGCTTGGCATCGAGACCGCGCTGGACGACATCCCGGCACTGGCCTTGAGCCCGGCGGAAGCGCAACGCCTTCGACAAGGGCAGGCGGTCTCGCTCATGCGGCGGCAGGATGCGGAACGGCTCAAGGGCCTTCGCGTCGACCTGTCCGCGGAGCGGCCGACCATCCTGACCCTGTGCGACGGTCAGCCGGTGGCGCTGGCCGTGGTCGAAGGGGGCGAGGTTCGCCCGGTGCGCGTCCTCAACCTCTAA
- the rbfA gene encoding 30S ribosome-binding factor RbfA, translating into MGSRRGHNNPSGMERSQRQLRVGEEIRHALAELLARGDFRDPELVDLKVTVTEVRASPDLRNATAFVTPLGGGDADHALQVLRRAAPFLRSQVAHAVNLKFAPTLSFEADTSFDYANRIDRLLHDPRVVRDLGEEDDRARGDGDDARDDDDARDDDDE; encoded by the coding sequence ATGGGCTCTCGACGCGGACACAATAATCCGTCCGGTATGGAACGTTCGCAGCGGCAGCTTCGGGTCGGCGAAGAGATCCGGCATGCCCTGGCGGAGTTGCTGGCGCGCGGCGATTTCCGCGATCCCGAACTCGTGGATCTCAAGGTCACCGTGACCGAGGTCCGGGCCAGCCCGGACCTGCGCAACGCGACCGCCTTTGTCACCCCCCTGGGCGGTGGCGACGCGGACCACGCGCTGCAGGTTCTGCGGCGGGCCGCACCGTTCCTGCGTTCGCAGGTCGCGCATGCGGTCAATCTGAAATTCGCGCCCACCCTCAGCTTCGAGGCCGATACCTCGTTCGACTACGCCAACCGTATCGACCGCCTTCTGCACGACCCGCGGGTGGTGCGGGACTTGGGGGAGGAGGACGATCGGGCGCGTGGGGACGGGGACGATGCCCGGGACGACGACGATGCCCGGGACGACGACGATGAGTGA
- the infB gene encoding translation initiation factor IF-2, with translation MTDTKDQEKKVLSLSGRGKLELPKKPAPAGSETGSVRQSFSHGRSKQVTVEVKRKRTLEKGAVPGVADGGAAARRAAEGGTSGQRQGAIRGGPLPRELSREEKEARLRALLSAREESERRTTAEPDDAVVGTAEAFVEERPAPEAVPEGPPEPLDADTLRRRELEELHSIQEQERQAAAEAERRRLEEEARRKEAEAARRGVEEPRRSDATRGADAGAARPQVRGPAGAAGPAIPAPADEEEDSGRARRPGGGGTRAPAKVPAPSPKKGAMDKRRSGKLTVTQALDDGGGERTRSLAAFRRARERERLRMMGRAEQQKVARDVIIPEVITVQELANRMAERGADVIKALMRMGVMATITQAIDGDTAQLIAEEFGHRVRRVSEADVELGLDDQPDAPEDLQPRPPVVTIMGHVDHGKTSLLDAMRKTDVVAHEAGGITQHIGAYQVQARSGGRITFIDTPGHAAFTAMRARGANVTDIVVLVVAANDSVMPQTVEAINHAQAAKVPLIVAINKVDLPDAKPDRVRQDLLQHGLVVEELGGDILTVEVSAKTRLGLDKLEEAILLQAEVLELRANPDRPARGTVVEAKLERGRGSVATVLVQNGTLKVGDIFVAGTEWGRVRALINERGATLTSAAPATPVEVLGWDGTPMAGDEFIVVESEARARDITEFRQRKKREQQLARAGRGTLEQMFDSIKAGEVRELAVVIKGDVQGSVEAIASALEKLGGDQSEVKVRVLHQAVGAITESDITLANASKAMIIGFNVRANPLARDMARRDGVEIRYYSIIYNVIDEVKQALSGLLAPTFKEVFLGYANILQVFEVSKVGKVAGCRVTEGLVKRGAGVRLLRDNVVIHTGTLKTLRRFKDEVREVREGYECGMAFENYDDIREGDQIECYEMEQVARAL, from the coding sequence ATGACTGACACCAAGGATCAGGAAAAGAAAGTTTTGAGCCTGTCCGGCCGAGGAAAACTCGAGCTGCCGAAAAAGCCCGCTCCGGCGGGCTCCGAGACCGGATCGGTCCGGCAGAGCTTCTCCCATGGCCGCTCCAAGCAGGTCACGGTTGAGGTCAAACGCAAGCGCACGCTGGAAAAGGGCGCAGTCCCTGGCGTCGCCGATGGAGGCGCGGCCGCGCGCCGCGCCGCCGAAGGGGGGACCAGCGGACAGCGCCAAGGCGCCATCCGCGGCGGTCCGCTGCCGCGCGAGCTGAGCCGCGAGGAGAAGGAGGCACGCCTGCGTGCGCTCCTGTCCGCCCGCGAGGAGAGCGAGCGCCGCACCACGGCCGAGCCGGACGACGCGGTTGTCGGGACGGCGGAGGCCTTCGTCGAGGAGCGGCCGGCGCCCGAGGCGGTGCCGGAAGGTCCGCCCGAGCCGTTGGATGCCGATACGCTGCGCCGGCGCGAGCTGGAAGAGCTGCACAGCATCCAGGAGCAGGAGCGCCAGGCTGCTGCCGAGGCCGAGCGTCGCCGGCTGGAGGAAGAAGCCCGCCGCAAGGAGGCCGAGGCTGCCCGTCGTGGCGTCGAGGAACCGCGCCGTTCCGACGCCACCCGTGGCGCCGATGCCGGCGCTGCGCGTCCGCAAGTGCGTGGGCCTGCCGGCGCCGCCGGTCCGGCCATCCCGGCGCCGGCGGACGAGGAGGAGGACAGCGGGCGTGCCCGTCGCCCTGGTGGTGGTGGGACCCGCGCACCGGCGAAGGTGCCTGCTCCGTCGCCCAAGAAGGGCGCGATGGACAAGCGCCGTTCGGGCAAGCTGACGGTCACCCAGGCCCTGGACGACGGCGGCGGCGAGCGGACCCGCAGTCTGGCCGCGTTCCGCCGTGCCCGTGAGCGCGAACGTCTGCGCATGATGGGCCGTGCCGAGCAGCAGAAGGTCGCCCGCGACGTGATCATTCCCGAAGTCATCACGGTCCAGGAGCTGGCGAACCGCATGGCGGAGCGCGGTGCCGACGTGATCAAGGCACTGATGCGCATGGGGGTGATGGCGACCATCACCCAGGCCATCGACGGCGACACCGCCCAGCTCATCGCCGAGGAGTTCGGCCACCGCGTCCGGCGCGTCTCGGAAGCGGACGTCGAACTGGGTCTCGACGATCAGCCCGATGCCCCCGAGGATCTTCAGCCGCGGCCGCCGGTGGTCACCATCATGGGCCACGTCGACCATGGCAAGACCTCGCTGCTGGATGCCATGCGGAAGACCGACGTCGTCGCGCACGAGGCCGGCGGCATCACCCAGCACATCGGCGCCTACCAGGTGCAGGCGCGGTCCGGTGGTCGCATCACCTTCATCGACACCCCGGGCCACGCGGCGTTCACGGCCATGCGTGCCCGCGGCGCCAACGTCACCGACATCGTCGTGCTGGTGGTCGCTGCCAACGACAGCGTCATGCCGCAGACGGTCGAGGCGATCAATCACGCTCAGGCCGCCAAGGTCCCGCTGATCGTCGCCATCAATAAGGTGGACCTGCCGGACGCCAAGCCGGACCGGGTGCGCCAGGACCTGCTTCAGCACGGCCTGGTGGTCGAGGAGTTGGGCGGCGACATCCTGACGGTCGAGGTGTCGGCCAAGACCCGGCTCGGCCTCGACAAGCTCGAGGAGGCCATCCTCCTGCAGGCCGAGGTGCTGGAGTTGCGGGCCAACCCGGACCGGCCGGCCCGTGGCACCGTGGTCGAGGCCAAGCTGGAGCGCGGCCGCGGTTCGGTCGCGACCGTGCTGGTCCAGAACGGCACGTTGAAGGTGGGCGACATCTTCGTCGCCGGCACCGAGTGGGGCCGTGTCCGCGCCCTCATCAACGAGCGTGGCGCCACCCTGACCAGCGCCGCGCCGGCAACGCCGGTGGAAGTGCTGGGCTGGGACGGCACGCCGATGGCCGGCGACGAATTCATCGTCGTCGAGAGCGAGGCACGCGCCCGCGACATCACCGAGTTCCGGCAGCGCAAGAAGCGCGAGCAGCAGTTGGCCCGGGCCGGCCGCGGCACGCTGGAGCAGATGTTCGACAGCATCAAGGCTGGCGAGGTTCGCGAGCTTGCCGTCGTCATCAAGGGCGACGTCCAGGGGTCGGTGGAAGCCATCGCATCGGCGCTGGAGAAGCTGGGCGGCGACCAGAGCGAGGTGAAGGTCCGGGTGCTGCACCAGGCGGTCGGCGCCATCACGGAAAGCGACATCACGCTGGCCAACGCGTCGAAGGCGATGATCATCGGCTTCAACGTGCGCGCCAACCCGCTGGCTCGCGACATGGCGCGCCGCGACGGGGTGGAGATCCGCTACTACTCGATCATCTACAACGTGATCGACGAGGTGAAGCAGGCGCTCTCGGGTCTGCTTGCCCCGACCTTCAAGGAAGTGTTCCTGGGCTACGCCAACATCCTGCAGGTCTTCGAAGTGTCGAAGGTCGGCAAGGTGGCGGGCTGCCGGGTCACCGAGGGTCTGGTCAAGCGTGGGGCCGGCGTCCGTCTGCTGCGCGACAACGTCGTCATCCACACCGGCACCCTCAAGACGCTCCGCCGCTTCAAGGACGAAGTCCGCGAAGTCCGCGAGGGCTACGAGTGCGGCATGGCGTTCGAGAACTACGACGACATCCGCGAGGGCGACCAGATCGAGTGCTACGAGATGGAGCAGGTGGCGCGGGCGCTGTAA
- a CDS encoding RNA-binding protein, with protein sequence MEQPDPLLPDPSFEGAPGLEPGPDPDEREEVGGRRSPLRRCVATMAVAPKDGMIRFVVGPDGRLLPDLDEKLPGRGYWVTADKDALELAVKKRAFARAARRPVEVAPDLRGVVAEGLRRRCMDILGLARRAGQVVAGFEQVREALIGGKVAFRVEASDGAAEGRSKLTAIRRDLPMVTSFSAGELAAALGRAHVVHVAIAEGGFAVRFARELTRLEGVLAGASRPQGTGTESGV encoded by the coding sequence GTGGAGCAGCCAGACCCTTTGCTGCCGGATCCCTCGTTCGAAGGGGCGCCCGGGCTCGAGCCCGGGCCGGATCCCGACGAGCGTGAGGAGGTCGGGGGGCGGCGCAGCCCGCTGCGGCGTTGCGTCGCCACCATGGCGGTGGCGCCCAAGGACGGGATGATCCGCTTCGTCGTGGGCCCCGACGGGCGGCTCCTGCCGGACCTGGACGAAAAATTGCCGGGGCGTGGCTATTGGGTCACGGCGGACAAGGATGCGCTCGAACTTGCCGTGAAAAAGCGCGCCTTCGCGCGCGCCGCCCGCCGCCCCGTCGAGGTCGCCCCGGACCTGCGCGGGGTGGTGGCGGAGGGGCTGCGGCGCCGCTGCATGGACATTCTGGGGCTTGCGCGCCGCGCAGGGCAGGTCGTCGCCGGATTCGAACAGGTGCGCGAAGCCCTGATCGGGGGTAAGGTGGCGTTCCGCGTTGAAGCATCCGATGGGGCGGCGGAGGGGCGGAGCAAACTAACGGCCATTCGGCGCGATCTGCCGATGGTGACGAGTTTTTCGGCGGGGGAACTGGCTGCGGCGCTCGGGCGTGCCCATGTGGTGCATGTTGCGATCGCCGAAGGCGGTTTCGCCGTTCGTTTCGCCCGCGAGCTTACGCGGCTCGAAGGTGTCTTGGCCGGCGCATCCCGGCCGCAAGGAACAGGGACTGAGTCGGGCGTCTAG